Part of the Paenibacillus guangzhouensis genome is shown below.
GTGCTTACAATCATATTCGCGATACACCGTTAGAATTCCTTTTTTGTGAAAGTTATAAACCCATTTTCAGCGACATATAGATGAAAGACAATGACACCAATAAGGAGGGAAAACCTTTGTCCTTCATCATTCCGATTTGTTCTAAGCAGATTAGCTATCTGCTGTACAATGACAGCACCCACGAGCTTCATGCCCAGTATCATAACGGAGAGATCAAATCTTTCACTTCCGTAACCAAGGACATCTACGATTCCTTAGTTCAATCCGAGAACCGTTATGACGACTTCATCCAGTTCATGGTGAGTAGCAAATGAATGATGTAACCCACGATTCCAGCGTAAAAGGAGGTCGCTATGTTCGCATCGGAACATGCTCATCTACTCCCTGCATATCATCACAACGTGCTGCAGCTTATGGTTGTTAGCCCGACCACCCTTTATGCATACTGGGAAATTTCTGAGCGTACCATCACAGCTGTTACTCGCCATTATAACACCGCTTGGGCCTCTATGCCCAAAATTATGCGACTCTATGAAAATAATGGCACCCTCTCTAGTATTTCGCACGATGTCACAAAATATACGGATCATTCGGTAGGCGATGCGAAATCCTGGTATTTTCACCAGCTCACACCTGCTAGATCGTATACTGCGGACTTTGGAACCTATAATGTCTATCATCAGTTCGTTCCGCTGCTCCGTGGAAATATCGTGAGAACGCCAAGAAATCGGGCAGCGACAATCGACCCAGGACACCCTCAGTTCGAACATGGTCATGCGCAAGACATCTGGCTGAACCAAGGTACGACCTTGGAGCACACTTCCCCGTACCGTGAATTCTCTACCTATTCCGTCTATCATACCAAAGAAGGAGTTCATACATGAATTTGAATGCCCAAGGTTATCTCTCTCTTATTCTTCATGCACATTTACCTTATGTGCGTCACGCAGACCGAGATGATGTTATGGAGGAACGTTGGTTTTTCGAAGCCATGACAGAGACGTATTTGCCAATGCTGCTCATGTTCGATCGATTACATCGCGATCGCGTTCCATTTCGGCTTACGCTCTCTCTGTCACCGCCTCTTCTTGCGATGATGGATGATTCGCTGATGAGTGAGCGTTATACTGCCTATCTGAATAAGCTCATTCAGCTCTCTGAACGAGAACAAGAACGGAATCAGAATCAACCCGAATTTGCCGAACTTGCGGCCATGTACACCCAAAGATGGACCGAGCTGCTCGAATATTACCAAGCATGCGGCCATCGCGTTATTCCGAAATTCCGTTATTACCAAGATGAAGGCTGCATTGATATTATGACTTGTTCGGCAACTCACGCATTCCTGCCTTTCCTGAAACATGAAGTATCCATCAAGGCACAATTAATGGTCGGCGTCCTTGAATATGAACGCCATTTCGGACGGAGACCTCGGGGGATCTGGCTGCCGGAATGCGCCTATACTGCTGAATGTTCGCCACTCTTGCAGGCCGCGGGACTGCAATATTTTGTTGTTGATTCGCATGGTCTTGAACATGCTTCACCGAAACCGTCCCGTGCGCTGGCAGCGCCTGTGATGACAATGCACGGAATTCACGCATTCGCAAGAGATCCTGAATCATCACGGCAAGTCTGGAGCAGTCACGAAGGCTACCCAGGCGATCCAGACTATCGGGAGTATTATCGCGATATTGGATATGATCTTGGCTGGGGGGATGCCGAGGAATGGGCGTATATCAAACCGTATCTTCTCTCTAATGGCGCTCGGATTCACACCGGCATGAAATACTATCGCATCAGCGAGAATGAACAAGACAAAATGCCTTATCACCCGGAATGGGCGCAGCACAAAGCAGCGAAGCATGCAGATCATTTCCTCTACTGCCGAGAACAACAAATTCAGAATTACCAAGCGCATTGTGATCGCAAGCCGCTGATTGTCAGTCCGTATGATGCCGAATTATTCGGTCACTGGTGGTATGAAGGGCCGTTATGGATTGAAGCCCTATTCCGTAATCCTCGAAGCCAACAAGGGACCATCGCTTTTATCACGCCAGAAGACTATCTGCGCGAATATCCGGTATCCGAGGAAGTGGATATTCCGTTCTGCAGCTGGGGGAGAAATGGCTATGCCGAGGTATGGCTCGGGCAAGAGAATGATTGGATTTATCGATTACTGCATCAAGCAGAAGATCGGTTATTACATACGCTGCAGCATCATAGCACGAATCTGTGGGGGCATACCGCCGTCGCAGAACGGGTATTGAATCAATCCATTCGCGAGTTGATGCTCGCACAGAGCAGTGATTGGGCTTTCATTATGGATGCGAAGACCGTCCCTACTTATGCCGCTGCACGCACGGAACATCATCTGAAGCAATTCCATGAGCTCATCGATATGATGGAGCATCGATTCTACGATGTGGAATCTCTTGAACGTATGGAGCACCACGCAGCCTGTCTGACGTCTGTGCACTATGAACTCTATACGTCAGCCTTATCGAGTCCTCCGCCCATGTTGCTGCCGGATGCCTATAAAGCGGACGCCGGAACCCCTTGGCGTCATCGTAAAGTGCTCATGCTCGCCTGGGAATTTCCGCCGCTCGTGATTGGCGGGCTTGCCAAGGCGGTATTCGATTTATCTCGCTATCTTGTCGATCAACGCATCGAAGTCCATGTTATTACAAGGTCCGTACAGGGTACTCCTTCGTATGAGCGCATGAAAGACATCCACGTCCATCGCGTCCATGTTCTGCAGACCACGACTCCGGTCGATTTCATGGATTGGGTCTTTCAATTAAATTTGGCTATGACCGATTATGCGGTTCTACTGATGGAGAGCGGTCATCATTTTGATTTTATCCACGCGCATGACTGGCTTGTCCACTACACGGCCAAAGATTTGAAGGAATATGCCCGAACGCCGCTTATCGCAACGATTCACGCCACGGAACATGGCCGGAATCACGGCATCATTGAACACGATGTACAACGTCGTATTCATCAGATGGAGACCGACCTTACAGCTATTGCGGATCAAGTGATCGTATGCAGCAACGCGATGGTCCAAGAAGTACAGTCCCTATTCACACTTCCTGCATCCAAAGTATCTATGATTCCGAATGGCGTCGAAATCGCATCTTTAGTCCCTCATTCAGTCGAGCGGGATTACACCAGTCTTCGCTTACAATATGCTGCGCCACATAACAAAATCTTGTTCTATATCGGACGATTAGTCTATGAGAAAGGCATCCAAGTCTTAATTGAAGCACTCCCCCTTATCCACTCATCCGTTCCAAATACCAAGCTGATTATCGCAGGAACAGGGCCCATGAGAGCAGAACTCGAAGCACTCGCCGCGCGACTTGGACTTACTTCCCATGTTACTTTCACAGGCTTCATTCACGATGATACGCGTAACGACCTGTTACAGCTTGCAGATGTCTGCGTCTTCCCAAGTCTCTATGAACCTTTTGGTATTGTTGCCCTTGAAGCGATGCAGAGCGGTACCCCCGTTGTCGTCTCCGATACGGGTGGGCTAGCAGAGATTATTGAGCATGGCGTAGATGGGTACAAAGCCCTGCCCGGCCATCTCGAATCCCTTGCCTGGCATGTAACAGAAGTGCTGCTGCATCCTGAGATCGCGAAGAACATGGCAGCGAACGCGCTTCGCAAAGTAGAACAACGCTACGATTGGAAATCAATCGCCGTCTCTACCAAACAAGTGTATGAAGGAGTGATTATGCGATGAAAGCAGTGATTATGGCAGGCGGTAAAGGTACGCGTCTGCGTCCTTTAACCATGCAAACCCCGAAGCCGATGGTACCTCTCTTGAATCGGCCTTGTATGGAATACATTATCGAGCTGCTGAAGAAGCATAACATTACCGATATTGCCGTGACCGTGCAATATTTGCCGGAAGTGATTCGTGATTATTTCGGGGACGGGTCGGCGCTCGGCGTGAATTTGCATTACTTCGAAGAGACCGAACCGCTAGGAACCGCTGGCAGCGTGCGTAATGCATCCACCTTCTTGGATGAGACCTTTATCGTCATCAGCGGCGATGCGCTGACGGATTTCAATTTAGATGACGCGATCGCCTTCCATCAGGAGCGCGAATCCATCGCCACCATCGTCTTGACCGAAGTCGATACGCCGCTCGAATATGGTGTTGTCATGACCGATCAGGAAGGACGAATTACTCGATTCCTTGAGAAGCCAAATTGGAGTGAAGTATTCAGCGACACCGTCAATACGGGGATTTATATTCTTGAACCGACAATCTTCGAGCTCATTCCTGCCAAGCAGGTCTATGACTTCAGTATGCAGCTCTTCCCGCTCCTGCTAGAGAACCATGCGCCGTTATTCGGTTACATTGCCGAAGGTTATTGGTCCGATATCGGAAATCTGCAGCAATACCGCGAGACACAATTCGATATGCTGGATCGCAAGGTGCAAGTACATATTGCCGCCGATGAAATTGCTCCAGGAATCTTCGTAGAAAATCACACAACCTTAACGGATCGCGTAACCTATATAGGCCCCGTTTATATCGGTGCGAATACCCACATTGCTCCCGGAGCCATTCTCGGTGAGTATTCCATCATCGGCAGAAGCAATCAAATTCTTCAGGGCACACATATCGATCGAACCATTCTATGGGATCATAATCAGATTGGACCGGATTGCGAATTGCAAAGCGCGCTTGTCTGCGACCGGAACTTGATCGGTCAACGTACACAACTGCAAGAGAATGCTGTGATCGGATCAGGATGCACACTTGGACCTGAAGTGACCCTAAAGTCCAATGTGAAGCTATGGCCGAATAAGGTTATTCTGCCAAGCAGTAAAGTGCATACCTCCATCATCTGGGGGGAACAGACGATGCATCAGCTCTTCCGCGGCAAGGGGGTTTATGGTATCCCGAATTCGGAGATGACGCCTGAATTCGCTGGCAAACTGGCAGCGGCCTTCGGCTCCATTCTGTCGCCTACGACCACCGTCGGTCTCTGCAGCTCAACGCATCCCTTCGCTTCCATGATGAAGTTTGCTTTCGCTGCCGGGCTGCAAGCCGCAGGCATTCATGTCCTCGATCTCGGGACAGGAACGACCGCGGTCTGCCGAAACAGCGTTCAGACGATGCAGCTGAACGGCGCCGTTCATATGCGTATGATCGATATCCAAGGCCAAGATCATTTGCTCATTGAACTGCTCGACAGTCAAGGGCTCCCACTTGCGAAAAGCCTCGAGCGGAAAATAGAAAATGCCTTCTGGCAGGAGGATTTCATTCGGGGACCGGTCAATCAAATTGGTGAATACCGCCAGTACAATTATGCGGAGACCGACTATATGCAGAAGCTCGTCAAAGCCCTCTCCGCCATCGCTATGCTGCCGCATCCCGTGTTCGCCGTTCTGCAATACGATCCACAGGATCACGGGGCATTCATTGAACGGTTCGCAAGTCAAATCCTAGGGCATCGTATTATTTTGCATCGTAACGGCAGCAGTAAAGCGCATGACAAAGAACTCATCGATACCGTCATGCATACCGATGCAGATTTTGGGATTCAGTTAGGACGCAATGGGCAAGGACTCCTTCTCGTGCTGCGAGACGGGACTCGGATTACGGATGAACAATTGCTTGCACTAAAGATTCTAGCCGCCAGCAAATTAAATAAATCCGTTCGTCTAGGGGTCCCGGTGAGTGCTCCTCAAATCGTAGAATCGCTTGTCGCAGACTCTCCACTGTCCCTTGTCCGTACGAAGGAAAATAATCGCGCCCTGCTCGAGTCCAGTCGAGACTTTCTTTTCCACCCCTTGCTCGATGACATCTACGCGGTTAGCCTCATCATCCAAGCGATGATGACGGAATCCATAACGCTTGAAGGTCTGATATCCCAAATTCCATACTTCTACACCGCCAAAGAAGTCATTCCGTGCGCTTGGCATGAGAAAGGTTCGATGATGCGCCAAATTCTCAAAGCGACCAAACATCAAGCAACAGAGCTCATCGATGGCATTAAAGTGATGACGGAAGAAGGCTGGGTCATTATTCTGCCGGATCATGATGAGCCCCTATTCCGCGTCATCGCACACGCTTCATCTGAGACGAATGCGGAACGAATGATCTCGAATTATTGCAACCAACTTGTTAGATCGAATTCGCCCCTAAGGAAGTGATGACGTGCCTAGACACCTCGTCGTAGGAAACGGTAAATTTCTCATAAATCTGGATCAGTACGGCTGCATTCGCGATATGTTCTATCCCTACGTCGGTCAACTGAATCATGTTGGAGGGTATCGCTGTCATATCGGATGTTATGTGGATGGGCAATTCAGCTGGCTTAGTGACCCGGAATGGAATTTTCATCTCTCCTACCTCGAAGATTCTCTTGTCACCCAGGTTACTGCTATCCATGATCGGCTCGGCATTACATTAACTATGAATGACGGCATTCACCAGCGCGACGCGATTTATTTGAAACGAATCGAAGTCCACAATCATGCCTATACGGATCGCGAGGTCCGTATCTTTTTTCATCAAGACCTGATCATTAACGAGACCGAAGTTGGCGATACAGCTGTCTACTACCCGACGAACCATACCATTTATCATTATAAAAAAGATCGGTACTTCATGTTCAACGCCCGTTTCGATCAGGACGGGATTCACCAATTCTCCACCGGAACCAAACGGTTCCATCAAGCAGAAGGCACATTCCGCGATGCGGAAGACGGCAATTTATCGGGAAATCCCATCGCGCAAGGCTCCGTTGATAGCGTCATCAGCGTCAAAGGAATGGTACCTGCACGCAGCAGCATGTTCAGCTACTATTGGTTCTCCGCAGGGCCCTCACTCGAAGAAGTGAAGAAGCTGGACACGTATGTCCGCGACAGCGGGCCTGGCAATTTGCTAGACCGGGTGACTATCTATTGGCGGCGTTGGGCGAACAAATCGGATCGTCAATACGCAGACC
Proteins encoded:
- a CDS encoding KTSC domain-containing protein produces the protein MSFIIPICSKQISYLLYNDSTHELHAQYHNGEIKSFTSVTKDIYDSLVQSENRYDDFIQFMVSSK
- a CDS encoding DUF4912 domain-containing protein, producing the protein MFASEHAHLLPAYHHNVLQLMVVSPTTLYAYWEISERTITAVTRHYNTAWASMPKIMRLYENNGTLSSISHDVTKYTDHSVGDAKSWYFHQLTPARSYTADFGTYNVYHQFVPLLRGNIVRTPRNRAATIDPGHPQFEHGHAQDIWLNQGTTLEHTSPYREFSTYSVYHTKEGVHT
- a CDS encoding 1,4-alpha-glucan branching protein domain-containing protein; the encoded protein is MNLNAQGYLSLILHAHLPYVRHADRDDVMEERWFFEAMTETYLPMLLMFDRLHRDRVPFRLTLSLSPPLLAMMDDSLMSERYTAYLNKLIQLSEREQERNQNQPEFAELAAMYTQRWTELLEYYQACGHRVIPKFRYYQDEGCIDIMTCSATHAFLPFLKHEVSIKAQLMVGVLEYERHFGRRPRGIWLPECAYTAECSPLLQAAGLQYFVVDSHGLEHASPKPSRALAAPVMTMHGIHAFARDPESSRQVWSSHEGYPGDPDYREYYRDIGYDLGWGDAEEWAYIKPYLLSNGARIHTGMKYYRISENEQDKMPYHPEWAQHKAAKHADHFLYCREQQIQNYQAHCDRKPLIVSPYDAELFGHWWYEGPLWIEALFRNPRSQQGTIAFITPEDYLREYPVSEEVDIPFCSWGRNGYAEVWLGQENDWIYRLLHQAEDRLLHTLQHHSTNLWGHTAVAERVLNQSIRELMLAQSSDWAFIMDAKTVPTYAAARTEHHLKQFHELIDMMEHRFYDVESLERMEHHAACLTSVHYELYTSALSSPPPMLLPDAYKADAGTPWRHRKVLMLAWEFPPLVIGGLAKAVFDLSRYLVDQRIEVHVITRSVQGTPSYERMKDIHVHRVHVLQTTTPVDFMDWVFQLNLAMTDYAVLLMESGHHFDFIHAHDWLVHYTAKDLKEYARTPLIATIHATEHGRNHGIIEHDVQRRIHQMETDLTAIADQVIVCSNAMVQEVQSLFTLPASKVSMIPNGVEIASLVPHSVERDYTSLRLQYAAPHNKILFYIGRLVYEKGIQVLIEALPLIHSSVPNTKLIIAGTGPMRAELEALAARLGLTSHVTFTGFIHDDTRNDLLQLADVCVFPSLYEPFGIVALEAMQSGTPVVVSDTGGLAEIIEHGVDGYKALPGHLESLAWHVTEVLLHPEIAKNMAANALRKVEQRYDWKSIAVSTKQVYEGVIMR
- a CDS encoding sugar phosphate nucleotidyltransferase, with the translated sequence MKAVIMAGGKGTRLRPLTMQTPKPMVPLLNRPCMEYIIELLKKHNITDIAVTVQYLPEVIRDYFGDGSALGVNLHYFEETEPLGTAGSVRNASTFLDETFIVISGDALTDFNLDDAIAFHQERESIATIVLTEVDTPLEYGVVMTDQEGRITRFLEKPNWSEVFSDTVNTGIYILEPTIFELIPAKQVYDFSMQLFPLLLENHAPLFGYIAEGYWSDIGNLQQYRETQFDMLDRKVQVHIAADEIAPGIFVENHTTLTDRVTYIGPVYIGANTHIAPGAILGEYSIIGRSNQILQGTHIDRTILWDHNQIGPDCELQSALVCDRNLIGQRTQLQENAVIGSGCTLGPEVTLKSNVKLWPNKVILPSSKVHTSIIWGEQTMHQLFRGKGVYGIPNSEMTPEFAGKLAAAFGSILSPTTTVGLCSSTHPFASMMKFAFAAGLQAAGIHVLDLGTGTTAVCRNSVQTMQLNGAVHMRMIDIQGQDHLLIELLDSQGLPLAKSLERKIENAFWQEDFIRGPVNQIGEYRQYNYAETDYMQKLVKALSAIAMLPHPVFAVLQYDPQDHGAFIERFASQILGHRIILHRNGSSKAHDKELIDTVMHTDADFGIQLGRNGQGLLLVLRDGTRITDEQLLALKILAASKLNKSVRLGVPVSAPQIVESLVADSPLSLVRTKENNRALLESSRDFLFHPLLDDIYAVSLIIQAMMTESITLEGLISQIPYFYTAKEVIPCAWHEKGSMMRQILKATKHQATELIDGIKVMTEEGWVIILPDHDEPLFRVIAHASSETNAERMISNYCNQLVRSNSPLRK